From Rutidosis leptorrhynchoides isolate AG116_Rl617_1_P2 chromosome 3, CSIRO_AGI_Rlap_v1, whole genome shotgun sequence, a single genomic window includes:
- the LOC139900990 gene encoding B3 domain-containing protein At4g01580-like → MWNGHDLAMKTGWKQVVKDLHIRVRDVLQITMVDDTTFELTVFASDLCEKHVPDNRNPKFIKWFVDVSKPKMILPIKWVNSIYAVGRLNDEVFINTSTGYTTNLKLEDDGKDVWFSDGWSKLVKDVDIRRFNILVFTFSDQNQFEMVVYDSDYIQRHVITSESSDNEESLNKRRRY, encoded by the exons ATGTGGAATGGCCATGATCTAGCCATGAAAACAGGATGGAAACAGGTTGTTAAGGATCTACATATTAGAGTTCGGGATGTTCTTCAAATAACTATGGTTGATGACACAACTTTTGAACTCACGGTGTTCGCTTCTGATCTATGTGAAAAGCATGTTCCCGATAACAGAAATCCAAAATTCATTAAATGGTTCGTTGATGTATCCAAACCAAAGATG ATCCTCCCAATCAAGTGGGTCAATTCAATTTATGCTGTTGGTCGCTTGAATGATGAAGTCTTCATCAACACATCCACAGGTTATACTACTAATCTCAAGTTGGAAGATGATGGTAAGGACGTTTGGTTTTCTGATGGATGGAGTAAGCTTGTTAAAGATGTTGATATACGTCGGTTTAACATACTCGTCTTCACTTTTTCTGATCAAAATCAATTTGAAATGGTTGTGTACGATTCTGACTACATTCAAAGGCATGTCATAACGTCTGAATCTTCAGACAATGAAGAATCATTGAACAAGAGGAGAAGATATTGA
- the LOC139900991 gene encoding uncharacterized protein, with protein sequence MDTNWMSSPRNSSAYKKGLDKFIDYIFKKEGVNGEIACPCNKCVNLKWVGRYDARTHRLCDGFYKGYTIQTPISEPCDIPMEDAEDDMIRLVSDTHHWFDDNILETEDHSLPNKSAKNFYKGLESAKQELYPGCKKFSVLSFVVRLFHSKCIGKCNDKGFSMIIDTLREAFPEAAIPKSLYELRKLIRDLGLGYEKIDACPNDSNDHNKVPAKVLRYFPLIPRLQRLYMSSEAAASMRWHEEGRTKDGLLRHPTDSPAWQTFDHKYPEFAKESRNVRLGLVSDGFNPFGNMSNSYRTCPVVLIPYNLPPWMCMKKPYFMLTLLIPGPSAPGNNIDVYLEPLVDELKLLWDHRVETYDSSTNSNFQMRAGMVWTISDFSAFTNLSGWSTKGKLACPSCHKRTK encoded by the exons ATGGACACAAATTGGATGTCTAGCCCGAGAAATTCTTCTGCATATAAAAAAGGTCTTGATAAGTTTATtgattatatatttaaaaaggaGGGTGTAAATGGTGAGATAGCATGCCCATGCAATAAGTGTGTTAATCTAAAATGGGTTGGACGGTATGATGCTAGAACACATCGACTATGTGACGGTTTTTATAAAGGCTATACAATTCAAACTCCGATCAGCGAACCATGTGACATTCCTATGGAAGATGCAGAAGATGACATGATAAGATTGGTGTCTGACACCCATCATTGGTTTGATGATAACATACTTGAAACTGAAGATCATAGCTTACCAAACAAAAGTGCCAAAAATTTTTATAAAGGATTGGAGAGTGCAAAGCAAGAACTATACCCCGGATGTAAAAAGTTCTCTGTTCTTTCTTTCGTAGTTAGACTATTTCATAGCAAGTGTATTGGCAAATGTAATGACAAGGGTTTCAGCATGATCATTGATACTTTAAGGGAAGCCTTCCCGGAAGCAGCCATACCAAAGTCACTGTATGAGCTACGGAAGTTAATAAGAGATTTAGGACTAGGTTATGAAAAAATTGATGCATGCCCTAATGATT CCAATGATCATAATAAGGTCCCAGCAAAGGTTTTGCGTTACTTTCCTCTCATCCCGCGTTTGCAAAGGTTATATATGTCATCTGAAGCTGCTGCCTCCATGAGATGGCACGAAGAGGGTCGCACGAAAGATGGTTTACTGAGACATCCAACAGATTCACCAGCTTGGCAAACATTTGATCATAAATATCCTGAATTTGCAAAGGAATCACGTAATGTCAGGCTTGGTTTAGTGAGTGACGGGTTTAACCCTTTTGGAAATATGAGTAATTCCTATAGAACATGCCCTGTTGTATTGATTCCATATAATCTACCTCCTTGGATGTGCATGAAAAAACCCTATTTCATGCTTACTCTACTAATACCAGGACCATCTGCGCCAGGGAATAATATAGACGTATATTTGGAACCTCTAGTGGATGAGCTAAAGTTGTTGTGGGATCACAGAGTAGAGACATATGATTCATCAACAAATAGTAACTTTCAAATGCGTGCTGGTATGGTATGGACAATAAGTGACTTTTCGGCGTTCACCAACTTATCTGGATGGAGTACTAAAGGTAAACTTGCATGTCCATCCTGCCATAAGCGTACAAAATAG